In Natronococcus sp. AD-5, the genomic window AGGAAGTGACCGATCCCTCGATGCGTGCGAATGACGCGACTGATTCCATCGAGCGTCCGATGGGTCTTTTCGAGCGTCGTCGATGCGAGCATCGAGTCCACCGAGTCGATTTCGACACGCAATTGCCCTGGATCAAAGGGTCCAGTAGTTGCGGCCGTCTCTCGAACGGCTTCTGGGATCGCTTCGATCCCACCGGAAATCGGGACGACGGTCGGGGTCGCGTCTCCGTCCGGTTGGTGGGGCCCGTGGTTGTTCCCCCCGGCGGCCGAAGCCGTGGTTCGCGCAGTAGCGGTTTGACAGTCGAGAACCGTCCCTACTGCAGGGTCGTACTCGGCTCTCGAGAGCCGGTGTCGGGCCGCCGCGATGTCCTGGCCGTAGTAGACGAACACTGGTGTCCGGTTCCGCTCGGGCGTTCCGAGCAGCATCGCCGCTGTGCGGTCGAATCCGCTCTCGGGAGCGGTGCCGGTAACGAGGAGGGCGCTCCCGGATCGTTTTAGGACCGAAAGCGACGGTTCGACGGCGATCGATCCGTCGGCCGTGACCGTTACTTCGTAGCCGTCGACCGAAAGGAGGAGTCGGCTAGTGGCGGTATCACTGTCTCGGGACGGCCGGAGTACCCGATCGAGCGCGTCGGCGTCGATGTACTCGCATAGCGTCTCGACGACCTCAAAAACGGG contains:
- a CDS encoding DUF7504 family protein, which produces MSVIVRDDGYVMTYLSAQTPNQLEPLIELEHDWSGPASLSWSIGRAIVTARDGAVEASAVDPVFEVVETLCEYIDADALDRVLRPSRDSDTATSRLLLSVDGYEVTVTADGSIAVEPSLSVLKRSGSALLVTGTAPESGFDRTAAMLLGTPERNRTPVFVYYGQDIAAARHRLSRAEYDPAVGTVLDCQTATARTTASAAGGNNHGPHQPDGDATPTVVPISGGIEAIPEAVRETAATTGPFDPGQLRVEIDSVDSMLASTTLEKTHRTLDGISRVIRTHRGIGHFLLPASVDDDTVASLVPMFDGVVEIRVGEAELEQQWRLTTTGYETTWFPFE